The proteins below come from a single Roseiconus lacunae genomic window:
- a CDS encoding DUF6882 domain-containing protein, with product MSSIESDDFQSLLDASMLELQLKTEAHKAWGLGTFDRWNIDQEDGNLVFSNADGTTAVAPAQIIGSFSANDHSWLWAWDNPSIVDPLKTHSRKVKDYGEEHGIDKLTTRKWTGTEDDAWAMAALAVKLCGAEGAYRGPAGQSFVFMTFGEVRISKPSE from the coding sequence ATGTCTTCGATCGAATCCGATGATTTTCAATCGTTGCTTGATGCCAGTATGCTGGAATTGCAACTAAAAACGGAAGCCCACAAAGCATGGGGATTGGGAACGTTCGACCGATGGAACATCGACCAGGAAGACGGCAACCTTGTGTTTTCCAATGCCGACGGAACGACCGCAGTGGCCCCTGCGCAGATTATCGGTTCGTTCAGTGCCAACGATCATTCATGGCTATGGGCTTGGGACAACCCGTCGATCGTTGACCCGTTGAAAACGCATTCCCGAAAGGTGAAGGACTACGGCGAAGAACACGGAATCGACAAACTGACAACGCGTAAATGGACAGGAACCGAAGACGACGCGTGGGCGATGGCCGCACTTGCGGTCAAACTTTGTGGGGCAGAAGGCGCCTATCGCGGCCCGGCGGGACAGTCATTTGTGTTTATGACGTTCGGCGAAGTCAGGATCAGCAAGCCCAGCGAATAG